In a genomic window of Candidatus Binataceae bacterium:
- a CDS encoding class I SAM-dependent methyltransferase, whose protein sequence is MLRLIKRVGRYAGLDIFRANSDDFRWSHTVDEYYPVTPAVRWHKGKAPQAQICRQLERNRAEYQTFLDILKDNASLIRGISVEPTNGDFESPFWNNQWFLGLDAASLVNFIAWKRPTQYFEIGSGHSTRFAKYTIKALNLGTKITSIDPTPRQDVDRLCDRVIRHPLESCDLAIFDQLAAGDILFFDGSHRAFPNSDVVVFFFEVMPRLKPGVIVHIHDIFVPGDYPATWGHRFYNEQYLLAAMLMCEQPPFRVLAPIAFIGQDEALGATARRIFAGSAGSRDIPFTEGGSFWLEMKGSKLEGL, encoded by the coding sequence GTGCTAAGACTTATTAAGCGGGTTGGCCGTTACGCAGGATTAGATATTTTCCGTGCAAATTCGGATGATTTTCGCTGGAGCCATACGGTCGACGAGTATTACCCTGTCACGCCAGCGGTCCGATGGCACAAAGGAAAGGCGCCGCAGGCGCAGATATGTCGGCAACTGGAGCGCAATCGTGCCGAATATCAGACCTTTCTCGATATCCTGAAGGACAACGCGAGTCTTATCCGTGGCATTTCTGTTGAGCCAACTAACGGAGATTTCGAGTCCCCCTTCTGGAACAATCAATGGTTTTTGGGCTTGGATGCCGCATCGCTCGTCAATTTCATAGCGTGGAAGAGACCCACGCAGTATTTTGAAATCGGCTCCGGTCATTCGACTCGCTTCGCGAAATACACCATCAAAGCCCTTAACCTGGGCACCAAGATTACCTCTATCGATCCGACGCCACGACAGGACGTTGATCGCCTTTGCGACAGAGTCATCCGCCACCCCTTGGAATCATGCGATCTCGCGATCTTTGACCAGCTCGCGGCCGGAGACATCCTTTTCTTTGACGGCTCCCACCGCGCCTTTCCAAACTCCGATGTAGTGGTCTTCTTCTTTGAGGTCATGCCGAGACTCAAACCAGGCGTTATCGTTCATATTCACGACATCTTCGTCCCGGGTGACTACCCAGCGACCTGGGGGCACCGCTTCTACAATGAACAGTATCTTCTGGCAGCAATGCTGATGTGCGAGCAACCGCCGTTCCGAGTCCTCGCACCTATCGCCTTCATCGGTCAAGACGAGGCACTCGGCGCAACCGCGAGGCGCATTTTTGCAGGGTCGGCCGGTAGCCGAGACATTCCCTTTACCGAGGGCGGCTCATTCTGGCTTGAGATGAAAGGGTCTAAACTAGAAGGTCTCTGA
- a CDS encoding pyridoxal-phosphate dependent enzyme, with product MKPGLTIGMTLIHAYDDPEVIAGQATIALETMRQAASNFASIFVPIGGGGLAGGIASVIKAVAPRIKVYGVEPDDSDAMTRSIRAGRRIALERVGSFADGAAVRMVGETTFALCRDYLDDCITVSVDEICSAIKDVFVDTRAILEPAGALAIAGLKQLARSRGVPAGPAVAIASGANVDFERLGSIAHRSGVAAQGRNTAAPSASGVSATQPKI from the coding sequence ATGAAACCAGGGCTCACGATCGGAATGACGCTCATCCATGCGTATGACGATCCGGAAGTAATCGCCGGTCAGGCGACAATCGCCCTGGAGACTATGCGGCAGGCGGCGAGCAATTTCGCGTCTATCTTCGTGCCGATCGGTGGCGGCGGATTGGCAGGCGGAATCGCCTCTGTAATCAAGGCTGTGGCGCCCCGGATCAAGGTATATGGCGTCGAGCCGGACGATTCCGACGCGATGACACGATCGATTCGCGCCGGGCGGCGCATCGCGCTCGAGCGGGTGGGAAGTTTCGCCGACGGCGCCGCAGTGCGCATGGTGGGCGAAACCACCTTCGCGCTGTGCCGCGACTACCTCGATGACTGCATCACGGTCAGCGTCGACGAAATCTGCTCCGCCATCAAGGACGTGTTTGTGGATACGCGAGCAATCCTGGAGCCCGCGGGAGCGTTGGCGATAGCGGGACTCAAGCAGCTCGCGCGCTCGCGTGGCGTTCCGGCGGGGCCTGCTGTCGCGATCGCATCGGGGGCCAACGTGGATTTCGAGCGACTGGGGTCGATTGCGCACCGGTCCGGTGTTGCGGCTCAAGGCAGAAACACCGCGGCGCCCTCAGCTAGCGGCGTAAGTGCAACGCAACCTAAGATCTGA
- a CDS encoding transcriptional repressor: protein MPRAEESAATGRTVVVRKPHINAEQRMATLHSRLKERGLKSTGQRDDIARVFFGIGRHISAEELYAEVKKISPHVGYATIYRTLRLLRECNLLQERHFDDGQARYEAVDEHHHDHFICERCGKIIEFENDNIERLQEAVARQLGAQLRRHKMELYGVCADCLSGRTH from the coding sequence ATGCCGCGTGCAGAAGAAAGCGCCGCGACTGGCCGGACGGTCGTCGTCCGCAAGCCGCATATCAACGCGGAACAGCGGATGGCCACCCTGCACTCCCGCCTCAAGGAGCGCGGACTCAAATCTACCGGCCAGCGTGACGATATCGCACGCGTCTTTTTCGGAATCGGGCGGCACATTAGCGCCGAGGAGCTCTACGCCGAGGTCAAGAAAATTAGCCCTCACGTCGGCTACGCCACGATCTATAGAACCCTAAGGCTGCTGCGCGAATGCAACCTTCTGCAGGAGCGGCACTTCGACGACGGTCAGGCCCGCTATGAAGCCGTCGATGAACATCATCACGACCATTTCATATGCGAGCGCTGCGGTAAGATCATCGAATTCGAAAACGATAACATCGAGCGCCTCCAGGAAGCAGTCGCCCGTCAACTCGGCGCGCAACTCCGCCGGCACAAGATGGAGTTATATGGTGTCTGCGCCGATTGCCTGTCCGGCCGCACCCATTAG
- a CDS encoding universal stress protein: MIKKLLVGIDTSQHSRNAQAYAFHIAHRLNASLIGLHVVDIVSIEGSFFHDISGSLGLEPYLDFSTKMREVLTARGRTVLEDFAAAAGHEKLPVETVLDMGIVANQICERAKSVDLVMIGHRGVNERFSSGLLGSTAEAVARKCPRPLFISPMKFREVRRLVLAYDGSERASRAMRAAAEFASGLGTPIAVVTVARDQKPGERTLEEARKYFEPYSLPAEFKLLSGHANEEIIKFIREYEADLLFIGAYGHSRIIEMVLGSTTEYVLRNAPCPVFLSR, translated from the coding sequence ATGATCAAGAAACTCTTGGTCGGCATCGATACCTCCCAGCACTCCCGCAACGCGCAGGCCTACGCGTTCCATATCGCTCATCGCCTCAATGCCAGTCTGATCGGATTGCACGTGGTCGATATCGTGTCGATCGAGGGTTCGTTCTTTCATGATATATCAGGCTCGCTGGGTCTGGAACCATATCTCGATTTTTCCACGAAAATGCGCGAGGTCCTAACCGCCCGCGGACGGACGGTGCTGGAGGACTTTGCGGCCGCCGCCGGCCACGAGAAATTACCCGTCGAGACGGTATTGGACATGGGTATCGTGGCCAATCAGATCTGCGAGCGCGCCAAGAGCGTGGATCTGGTCATGATTGGGCATCGAGGCGTCAACGAGCGCTTTTCCAGCGGGCTACTCGGTTCGACGGCCGAGGCGGTGGCGCGCAAATGTCCCCGTCCGCTATTCATCTCGCCGATGAAGTTCCGGGAGGTTCGTCGCCTGGTGCTCGCCTACGACGGCAGCGAGCGGGCTTCCCGCGCGATGCGCGCGGCGGCAGAGTTCGCCAGCGGGCTGGGAACCCCGATCGCTGTGGTCACGGTGGCGCGCGATCAAAAGCCGGGAGAACGGACGCTCGAAGAAGCGCGCAAGTATTTCGAGCCATACTCTCTGCCCGCGGAGTTCAAGTTACTCTCTGGACACGCCAACGAGGAAATCATCAAGTTCATCCGGGAGTATGAGGCCGACCTGCTGTTCATAGGGGCATATGGGCATAGCCGCATCATCGAGATGGTGCTCGGGTCGACCACCGAGTATGTTTTGCGCAACGCACCCTGCCCGGTATTTCTTTCGCGATAG
- a CDS encoding NAD(P)-dependent oxidoreductase, whose amino-acid sequence MRIGFIGLGNMGGPMALNMIKSGHSLTVYDIRRAVADPHLAAGARWADSPAAVAAESEVVFTSLPGPKEVEEVAVGEGGILTKLARGAVYADLSTNSPTVIRRIGAAFKARGIEVLDAPVSGGIPGARNATLAVMVGGDRAAFERIKPALDAIGDKVSYIGENGSGAVAKLVHNMIALCSTQLLAEAFTMGIKAGVAPEALLKVVQDGAYGQGMLLKGTMPRMVFRGNFDRVTFALRLAKKDLGLATEIGRELNVPMPIAALVEQDLLSAIANGLGEKDMTVAVTVQENRANVKIRT is encoded by the coding sequence ATGCGAATCGGATTCATCGGATTGGGCAACATGGGCGGCCCGATGGCGCTGAACATGATAAAGTCTGGACATTCGTTGACCGTTTATGACATCCGGCGCGCGGTTGCAGATCCGCATCTGGCAGCTGGGGCAAGATGGGCCGACTCGCCGGCGGCCGTCGCCGCTGAGAGCGAAGTTGTATTCACGTCGCTGCCGGGACCCAAGGAAGTCGAGGAAGTCGCCGTCGGCGAAGGCGGAATTCTGACCAAACTCGCGCGCGGTGCGGTGTATGCGGATCTCTCGACCAACTCGCCCACCGTGATTCGCCGGATTGGAGCCGCCTTCAAAGCGAGGGGCATCGAAGTACTCGACGCGCCCGTTAGCGGGGGAATTCCCGGTGCGCGCAACGCTACGCTCGCGGTGATGGTCGGAGGGGATCGGGCGGCGTTTGAGAGGATCAAGCCAGCGCTTGACGCGATTGGGGACAAGGTTTCTTACATCGGCGAGAACGGCTCCGGTGCGGTCGCCAAACTGGTGCACAACATGATCGCGCTATGTTCAACCCAGCTGCTGGCTGAGGCCTTTACTATGGGCATTAAGGCAGGGGTCGCGCCGGAGGCGTTGCTAAAGGTCGTGCAGGACGGCGCCTATGGCCAGGGCATGCTCCTTAAGGGGACAATGCCGAGGATGGTTTTCCGCGGCAACTTCGATCGCGTGACCTTTGCGCTGCGGCTGGCCAAGAAGGACCTGGGGCTGGCGACCGAGATCGGGAGGGAGCTCAATGTCCCGATGCCGATTGCGGCGCTGGTCGAGCAGGACCTGTTATCGGCAATCGCAAACGGGCTCGGCGAAAAAGATATGACGGTGGCGGTGACTGTGCAGGAGAACCGCGCAAATGTAAAGATTCGGACGTAA
- a CDS encoding carboxymuconolactone decarboxylase family protein, producing MASELEKKGLELRAKLFGEKQAQAGHEFLKEFDADFANFLNEQLFGGIWTRPGLEVKTRSFITMAALMALGRGPELRIHMRGALNLGIKLAEIKELIFHLSQYSGVPTAVEAIRAFREVTEPRKS from the coding sequence ATGGCGAGCGAACTTGAAAAGAAAGGGCTCGAATTGCGGGCCAAGCTCTTCGGCGAGAAACAGGCGCAAGCGGGGCACGAATTTCTGAAGGAGTTCGACGCTGACTTTGCCAATTTTCTCAACGAGCAGCTGTTCGGCGGGATCTGGACCCGCCCCGGGCTTGAGGTGAAAACCCGATCCTTTATCACGATGGCCGCGCTCATGGCGCTGGGACGCGGGCCCGAACTGCGAATTCATATGCGCGGCGCGTTGAACCTGGGTATCAAGCTGGCGGAGATCAAGGAGCTCATTTTCCATCTCTCCCAATACAGCGGCGTGCCCACCGCGGTGGAAGCGATCCGCGCGTTTCGCGAAGTGACTGAGCCGCGGAAGAGCTAG
- a CDS encoding alpha/beta fold hydrolase — MDFLFDGPMTGGRTLALAHGAGAPMDSPFMRIVAQGVAASGIRVARFEFPYMRRRRETGRRGAPDTPAVLLQSWRDAIQELGGPDRLIVGGKSMGARIASMLADEVAVRGLVCLGYPFHPPGDPARMRTKHLEALTTPALIVQGERDSFGGREEVARYKLSREIRIEWITDGDHSFKPRKSSGRSEVENLRTAIELVVSFVRQC, encoded by the coding sequence TTGGATTTCCTTTTCGACGGCCCGATGACCGGCGGTCGGACGCTCGCGCTTGCGCATGGCGCGGGGGCACCGATGGATTCGCCCTTCATGCGGATTGTGGCCCAAGGAGTCGCCGCATCCGGAATCCGGGTGGCGAGATTCGAGTTTCCCTACATGCGGCGGCGGCGCGAGACAGGCCGACGCGGCGCCCCTGATACGCCAGCGGTTCTACTTCAATCGTGGCGCGACGCGATCCAAGAGCTGGGAGGGCCTGACCGTCTGATAGTTGGCGGGAAGTCGATGGGCGCTCGGATCGCCAGCATGCTCGCGGATGAAGTGGCGGTGCGCGGGCTGGTATGCCTCGGCTACCCATTTCACCCGCCGGGAGATCCCGCCAGGATGCGCACCAAGCACTTGGAAGCACTGACAACTCCGGCGCTGATCGTGCAGGGCGAGCGCGACAGTTTCGGAGGTCGTGAGGAAGTTGCGCGGTACAAGTTGTCACGCGAAATACGGATTGAATGGATCACTGACGGCGATCATTCGTTCAAGCCGCGCAAGAGCAGCGGCCGCAGCGAGGTGGAGAATCTTCGCACCGCAATCGAATTGGTCGTGAGCTTTGTCCGGCAATGCTAG
- a CDS encoding molybdopterin-dependent oxidoreductase, translating into MRTARCATVLLIVACATVAGFARGASAPSLEVSSDIHAPLALGAADLAALPHAKVSVSDEHGTRVVYEGVPAVEILRRAGAPLGKELRGPNMTMCVVAGGSDGYQAVFALAEFDPGFTDQVILVADNRDGQPLNSREGPLRLIVPSDKRPARWVRTLTTLRVKNAR; encoded by the coding sequence ATGCGAACCGCGCGCTGCGCGACGGTCCTCCTGATCGTGGCGTGCGCGACGGTGGCGGGGTTCGCGCGCGGCGCGTCCGCTCCGTCACTCGAGGTCAGCAGCGACATCCACGCCCCACTCGCACTCGGCGCGGCAGATTTGGCGGCGCTGCCACATGCGAAAGTCAGCGTCAGCGACGAGCACGGAACCAGGGTCGTGTATGAAGGCGTGCCAGCAGTGGAAATTCTTAGGCGCGCAGGAGCTCCATTGGGCAAGGAGCTGCGCGGACCGAACATGACGATGTGCGTCGTCGCAGGCGGCTCTGACGGCTATCAGGCCGTGTTCGCGTTAGCGGAATTTGATCCCGGCTTCACCGACCAGGTCATTCTCGTGGCCGACAATCGTGATGGCCAGCCGCTGAATTCCCGCGAAGGCCCGCTACGTCTGATCGTGCCCAGCGACAAGCGTCCCGCCCGCTGGGTTAGGACCTTGACAACCCTGAGGGTGAAGAACGCTCGCTAG
- a CDS encoding TOBE domain-containing protein — protein sequence MALSARNHLKGEVTEVLLGTITALITVKVGDNLVESVITKHSAEEMKLKKGDKVTAVIKATEVMIQKD from the coding sequence ATGGCACTCAGTGCGCGCAATCATTTGAAGGGTGAAGTCACCGAGGTCCTGCTCGGGACGATAACCGCGCTAATCACGGTCAAAGTCGGAGACAACCTCGTCGAATCGGTCATCACCAAGCACAGCGCCGAGGAGATGAAGCTCAAAAAGGGCGACAAGGTCACCGCGGTGATAAAGGCGACCGAAGTGATGATTCAGAAAGACTGA
- the modA gene encoding molybdate ABC transporter substrate-binding protein produces MKNNEFRLPRMMILVVGVILLCWSPLAAHAETLTVAAAADLTFAFKGVSAQFQQQSTDQLRISYGSSGNFFSQIKNGAPYDVFFSADVQYPQKLEAAGLVEPGTIYKYAAGKIVIWVPAASKVDLGRGLNALLDPSIRKIAIANPEHAPYGRAAVAAMRHDAIYDKVQGKVVMGEDIAQTAQFVQSGNADVGILALSLALAPPMRERGHFVIIPPNYYPPIIQAACVIRATKQLALAKRFLEFMKQPATVAKMEEYGFVLPTAVADPGHQK; encoded by the coding sequence ATGAAGAATAACGAATTCCGATTGCCACGCATGATGATCCTTGTCGTCGGCGTGATCCTGCTGTGCTGGTCTCCACTCGCAGCGCACGCCGAGACTCTCACGGTCGCGGCCGCTGCCGATCTCACGTTCGCGTTCAAAGGCGTGTCGGCCCAGTTCCAGCAGCAGAGCACGGACCAACTGCGCATCTCATACGGTTCGTCGGGTAATTTCTTTTCCCAAATCAAGAACGGTGCTCCCTATGACGTCTTCTTCTCGGCAGATGTCCAATACCCGCAAAAGCTCGAAGCGGCTGGCTTGGTCGAGCCAGGAACCATCTACAAGTATGCCGCCGGTAAAATCGTTATCTGGGTGCCTGCCGCCTCGAAGGTCGACCTGGGCCGCGGTCTCAACGCGCTGCTGGACCCGAGCATACGCAAAATAGCGATCGCGAACCCCGAGCATGCGCCCTACGGGCGGGCGGCGGTGGCCGCGATGCGGCACGACGCTATCTATGACAAGGTCCAGGGCAAAGTGGTGATGGGTGAAGATATCGCGCAGACGGCCCAGTTCGTGCAGTCGGGCAATGCCGACGTGGGAATTCTGGCGCTTTCGCTCGCACTCGCGCCGCCAATGAGGGAGCGCGGACACTTCGTGATAATTCCACCCAATTACTATCCGCCGATTATCCAAGCTGCGTGCGTAATCAGGGCGACCAAGCAGCTAGCATTGGCGAAGCGGTTCCTGGAGTTCATGAAACAACCCGCAACCGTCGCGAAAATGGAAGAATATGGCTTTGTCCTACCGACCGCCGTGGCGGACCCCGGGCATCAGAAATGA
- the modB gene encoding molybdate ABC transporter permease subunit, producing MIEWRPIVLTFKLAAVVCSVLFAIGIPIAWWLSFTKWRWKFMVESVVALPLVLPPTVLGFYILVALGSNSPIGRWYSDIFGHGLPFTFTGLVIASVIYSLPFMVQPMASAFAQVDRSLINASSILGASGWRTFFRIVLPLSVGGVVTGIVLSFAHTLGEFGVVLMVGGNIPGATQTISIAIYDNVQALNYSAANHMAMLLLAFAFIALSLTYALNRRVWAVWPLHR from the coding sequence ATGATCGAATGGCGTCCCATAGTTCTGACTTTCAAGCTGGCGGCCGTGGTGTGCAGCGTGCTGTTCGCGATCGGCATACCGATCGCATGGTGGTTGAGTTTTACGAAGTGGCGCTGGAAATTCATGGTCGAGTCGGTTGTTGCGCTGCCGCTGGTGCTGCCGCCGACCGTGCTCGGCTTCTACATCCTGGTCGCGCTCGGCTCCAACAGCCCGATCGGACGATGGTATAGCGATATTTTCGGACACGGACTGCCTTTCACCTTCACGGGGCTCGTGATCGCATCGGTCATCTATAGCCTCCCCTTCATGGTGCAGCCGATGGCCAGCGCGTTTGCGCAGGTGGACCGCAGCCTGATCAACGCGTCATCGATCCTGGGGGCATCAGGGTGGCGTACTTTCTTCAGGATCGTGCTTCCGCTGTCAGTGGGCGGTGTGGTGACTGGAATCGTGCTCAGCTTTGCGCACACGTTGGGCGAATTCGGGGTGGTGCTGATGGTCGGCGGCAACATTCCCGGTGCGACCCAGACGATTTCGATCGCGATTTACGACAACGTGCAGGCACTGAACTATTCGGCGGCCAACCACATGGCCATGCTCCTGCTGGCCTTCGCCTTCATCGCCTTGTCGCTGACCTACGCACTCAACCGCAGGGTCTGGGCGGTGTGGCCGTTGCATCGTTGA
- the modC gene encoding molybdenum ABC transporter ATP-binding protein, which yields MSVNVARRTSSTFSLAADFEARPGFTMVLGPSGSGKTTLLDCIAGFARPDSGRIAIGESVLFDAAAQIDIPVAQRRLAYLFQSLALFPHLSVEQNVKYGIAKLAAPERERRMRSLLESFRITQLRDRKPGEISGGERQRVALARALVTDPVLLLLDEPLTALDLSTKSKILDDLRRWNSAHRIPILYVTHAPQEAFALGERVLVLEGGKLIAQGMPHQILKWPRSETIAQIVGFENVFDATVVSLSEAQGTMLCRVGRNQLVLEVPLTGTAVGAPVRIAVRAGDIMLAGERPHRLSARNTFEGRVIEVRRAGVTVVVMVDSGVILEVHVTPASAEELKLAPQRPVWLVLKTYSCSLVER from the coding sequence GTGTCCGTCAACGTCGCGCGGAGAACCTCGAGCACCTTTTCCTTGGCGGCAGATTTCGAGGCCCGTCCCGGCTTCACGATGGTTCTGGGACCTTCCGGCAGTGGCAAGACGACCCTGCTGGATTGCATCGCAGGGTTCGCGCGGCCCGACTCGGGGCGAATCGCGATTGGTGAAAGTGTCCTGTTCGATGCCGCCGCGCAAATCGATATACCCGTGGCGCAGCGCCGGCTCGCTTATCTGTTTCAGAGCCTCGCGCTGTTTCCCCACCTTAGCGTCGAGCAAAACGTCAAGTACGGGATAGCTAAGCTCGCCGCGCCCGAACGCGAGCGCCGCATGCGGTCGCTGCTCGAATCGTTTCGCATTACTCAGCTGCGCGACCGAAAGCCGGGGGAGATTTCCGGGGGTGAACGTCAGCGGGTCGCGCTGGCGCGCGCGCTGGTGACCGACCCGGTGCTGCTGCTGCTGGATGAACCGCTGACGGCGCTCGATCTCTCGACCAAGTCGAAAATCCTGGATGATTTGAGACGTTGGAACTCGGCGCATCGCATTCCGATCCTCTACGTAACCCACGCGCCGCAGGAAGCATTCGCGCTGGGCGAGCGCGTGCTCGTGTTGGAAGGCGGGAAGTTGATCGCGCAGGGAATGCCGCACCAGATCCTGAAGTGGCCCCGCAGCGAGACGATCGCCCAGATAGTGGGATTCGAGAATGTGTTTGATGCAACCGTCGTCTCCTTGAGCGAAGCGCAGGGCACCATGCTGTGCCGGGTGGGAAGAAATCAACTGGTTCTTGAAGTGCCCCTGACCGGCACCGCGGTCGGTGCCCCGGTACGCATCGCGGTCCGAGCGGGAGATATAATGTTGGCTGGAGAGCGTCCCCATCGCCTGAGTGCGCGCAACACTTTTGAAGGGCGGGTCATCGAGGTTCGCCGCGCGGGGGTTACGGTGGTCGTGATGGTCGATTCCGGGGTAATCTTGGAGGTCCATGTAACGCCCGCGTCCGCGGAGGAACTTAAGCTCGCGCCTCAGCGGCCGGTGTGGCTGGTGCTCAAGACATATTCCTGCAGCCTGGTCGAGCGTTAA
- a CDS encoding thioredoxin-like domain-containing protein has translation MLSGLLVLVIAMANGENRGYGDMSAPEIARPGLEWFNVAAPLPIASLRGRVVILDFWTEGCINCMHIIPTLRRVEEKFPEQVVVIGVHSPKFANEKNAASVKDAISRYEIRHPIIHDPQMTIWRNYGVQAWPTLIVIGADGEVVGKIPGEPDPDRLLEAIDNLVKNDQQGGTLKPARLDLQLVAEPKGRFLFPGKLKKVPGGQKRWALADGGHNQIVLLDDSGKELGRYGSGQAGLLDGAREQARLNHPQGLAASSDTLYVADTENHAIRRIDLASGAVTTLAGTGRRGLPLGKARPGPTTALASPWDLEIKGNQLFFANAGTHQIGVLDLQTNQVARFAGTGEEALTDGRASEAALAQPSGLALSADGKNLYLADSESSALRVITLSDDPRLITLVGAGLFDFGWVNGDFRHARLQHPLGVACDGDRVLVADTYNSTIRALDLDTRMVADFDGGKFTCVDPICVPSREPAGIAVDSPDRILLVDTGNHRIDEYRPSSKTYHTWAR, from the coding sequence ATGCTGTCCGGATTACTGGTGTTGGTGATTGCGATGGCAAATGGCGAAAACCGCGGCTACGGCGACATGAGCGCACCCGAAATTGCACGCCCCGGCCTGGAATGGTTCAACGTCGCAGCGCCGCTGCCGATAGCAAGTCTGCGCGGCCGGGTCGTCATTCTCGATTTCTGGACCGAAGGATGCATCAACTGCATGCATATCATTCCCACGCTGCGGCGGGTGGAAGAGAAGTTCCCCGAGCAGGTCGTGGTTATCGGGGTGCATTCGCCAAAGTTTGCCAACGAGAAGAACGCGGCCAGCGTGAAAGATGCGATCAGCCGTTACGAGATTCGTCATCCGATTATTCACGATCCTCAAATGACGATCTGGCGCAATTACGGGGTCCAGGCGTGGCCCACCCTTATAGTCATTGGCGCCGACGGCGAGGTGGTTGGCAAAATACCCGGCGAGCCTGATCCGGATCGGCTGCTCGAGGCGATCGACAACCTGGTGAAGAACGATCAGCAGGGCGGAACCTTGAAACCGGCAAGGTTGGACCTCCAGCTGGTGGCAGAACCCAAGGGGCGTTTTCTTTTTCCCGGAAAGCTAAAAAAGGTCCCCGGCGGGCAGAAGCGTTGGGCGCTGGCTGACGGCGGACACAATCAGATCGTGTTGCTCGACGATAGTGGCAAAGAGCTAGGGCGCTATGGGAGCGGCCAGGCGGGGTTGCTGGATGGAGCCCGGGAACAGGCGCGTTTAAACCATCCGCAGGGACTGGCAGCTTCGAGCGACACACTCTACGTGGCGGATACCGAGAATCACGCGATCCGGCGCATCGATTTGGCGAGTGGCGCGGTGACGACACTGGCGGGAACTGGAAGGCGAGGTTTGCCGCTGGGAAAAGCGCGGCCGGGGCCTACCACGGCCCTCGCCTCGCCCTGGGATCTGGAAATCAAGGGCAACCAGCTCTTTTTCGCGAATGCCGGAACTCATCAGATAGGTGTGCTTGATCTGCAGACCAACCAGGTGGCGCGCTTTGCCGGCACCGGCGAGGAAGCGCTTACGGACGGACGCGCCTCGGAGGCGGCCCTGGCGCAGCCGAGCGGACTGGCGCTCAGCGCGGATGGCAAGAATCTCTACCTCGCAGACAGCGAGAGCTCGGCGCTGCGCGTGATCACGCTTTCAGATGATCCGCGCCTGATCACGCTGGTGGGAGCGGGCCTGTTCGATTTCGGATGGGTGAACGGTGACTTTCGGCACGCGCGCTTGCAACATCCACTGGGGGTGGCCTGCGACGGCGACCGGGTGCTGGTGGCCGACACCTACAACAGTACGATCCGTGCGCTGGATTTGGACACCCGGATGGTCGCAGATTTTGACGGCGGGAAATTTACCTGCGTCGATCCAATCTGCGTGCCGAGCCGCGAGCCGGCGGGAATTGCGGTCGACTCGCCGGATCGCATTCTACTGGTCGATACCGGCAACCACCGAATCGACGAGTATCGGCCCTCTTCCAAGACTTACCACACTTGGGCGCGTTGA
- a CDS encoding MarR family transcriptional regulator produces the protein MVSRVPSTRKAEVVSQFVEKFAAVLTESGFPRMPARLFAALLASDSGTMTASELVGLLRISPAAISGAVRYLTQVNLVSREHEPGSRRERYRVHSDVWYEAMARRDRVLSRCEQSLREGIELLGRNTGAGARMAETLAFFEFIQAELHSLLDRWRERKRHLNFGGRRTVRAIKRR, from the coding sequence GTGGTTTCTAGAGTCCCGTCTACCCGCAAGGCCGAGGTGGTTTCGCAATTCGTCGAGAAGTTTGCCGCGGTGCTTACCGAGAGCGGGTTTCCGCGTATGCCCGCGCGGCTATTTGCCGCGCTGCTGGCCAGTGATTCCGGAACGATGACCGCCTCGGAACTGGTCGGGTTGCTGCGAATCAGTCCGGCCGCGATTTCCGGAGCAGTCCGCTATCTCACGCAGGTGAATCTAGTCAGCCGCGAGCACGAGCCGGGGTCACGGCGCGAGCGCTACCGGGTTCACAGCGACGTCTGGTACGAGGCGATGGCGCGGCGTGACCGGGTGCTGTCGCGCTGCGAACAGAGCCTGCGGGAAGGGATCGAGCTCTTGGGCCGCAACACGGGAGCGGGCGCGCGGATGGCGGAGACGCTCGCGTTTTTCGAATTTATCCAAGCGGAATTGCATTCGCTGCTCGACCGTTGGCGCGAACGTAAGCGGCATCTGAATTTTGGCGGCAGAAGAACCGTTCGAGCAATCAAGCGGAGGTGA